The sequence atcttcgtagaatatgtaggaaccaatatgggcatccaggttccgctattggttattgaccgagaatagttctaggtcatgtctacatagttctcgaacccgtagggtccgcacgcttaacgttatgatgacagttttattatgagtttataagttttgatgtaccgaagtttgttcggagtcccggatgtgatcacggacgtaacgaggagtctcgaaatggtcaagacataaagattgatatattggacgactatattcggacaccggaagtgttccgggtgatttcgtaGAAAacaggagtgccggagggttaccggaatcccccccggagagttaatgggccacatgggccttggtgggaagagagaggggcgatcagggtgggccacgcgccccctctccctccggtttgaattggactaggaggggggggggcggcgcccccctctttccttcccccctctcccccttcctttcccctcctagtaggagtaggaaagggggagtcctactcctactaggaggaggactcctcctccttggcgcgcccacaagggccggccggcctcccccctccctcctttatatacgggggcaggggggcaccccaggacacacaagttgatctacagatcgttccttagccgtgtgcggtgcccccctccaccatattccacctcggtcatatcttcgtggagtttaggtgaagccctgcgccggtagaacatcatcatcgtcaccacgccgtcgtgctgacggaactcatccccgaagctttgctggatcggagcccggggttcgtcatcgagctgaacatgtgctgaactcggaggtgccgtacgttcggtgcttggatcgatcgaatcgtgaagacgtacgactacatcaatcgcgttgtgctaacgctttcgcgtacggtctacgagggtacgtggacaacactctcccctctcgttgctatgccatcaccatgatcttgcgcgtgcttaggaatttttttgaaattactacgttccccaacaaaaaaacCATAAGGTCATCAACCCCATTTGAGTATAATTGTCTTGGCTAAAGATTAAGATGATTTGGCAATGCTTCTACTCTGCTAAAAAAACATTCCTTGCGTCCTTTAAGTGTTGGTGGAGGAAAAACAATATTTGTATTCTATCGAAGATATGGTGAGTAGAGCAAGGGGGTGATGATCAGATAGAGAAAGGGAGGGCGATGAAGATTTGTATAATGAAGTGGAGCTGAGTTGAAAATAGACCCATGTATAGATGAACAACATAAGATGGAAACTTATGCCTTATTACATGCGGTAATTGTAAGCTTTAGTTGAGATGAGCATCATTTGTTTTCCATGGAAGGGGTGTGTAGgtttgtttctcccgttgcaatgcatgggcatttGTGCTAGTTATTACTAGTTTTTTCTATGTTGGTCGTTCGATTTGTAGGATTGAGTCAAGGTTTTTTTTCAAAGAAATTATTTGTGTGCTACATTTTGTAGGAAAAAATCTAGTATCCTCTTCAACCTCTTCAAAAAATCACTTGTTTTTCTGTGATGAGATCAAACAAACTAAAATCATGTGGGGTAATGGGCATGCTATTCCAATCCTTTGTTTTTTCTATTCATGTAGAAGATTTTTTTTGCGGGGGCTATTCTTGTGATTTTACAGTCCTGCAAATCAGAGAGGCCTCAATAGTGCGGGAATGTGATAGGGTGGCAGTTGCAAACTTTAGGACCTTTTTTATTCAGTGGATTTATACAGGGGTTTTGGAAAATATTGTATGGGAGATGGGGTGCAAAGCGACATAATAtccatactgaaggaaatatgccctagaggtaataataaagttattatttatttccttatatcatgataaatgtttattattcatgctagaattgtattaaccggaaacatgatacatgtgtgaatacatagacaaacatatagtcactagtatgcctctacttgactagctcattaatcaaagatagttatgtttcctaaccatagacatgtgttgtcatttgattaatgggatcacatcattagaagaatgatgtgattgacatgacccattccgttagcctagcacttgatagtttagtatattgctattgctttcttcatgacttatacatgttcctgtaactatgagaaatatgcaactcccgtttaccggaggaacactttggatactaccaaacgtcacaacgtaactgggtgattataaaggagtactacaggtgtctccgaaggtacatgttgagttggcgtatttcaagattaggttttgtcactccgattgtcggagaggtatctctgggccctctcggtaatgcacatcactataagccttgcaagcaatgtgaccgatgagttggttacgggatgatgcattacgtaacgagtaaagagacttgtcggtaacgagattgaactaggtattggataccgacgatcaaatctcaggcaagtaacataccgatgacaaagggaacaacgtatgttgttatgcggtttgaccgataaagatcttcgtagaatatgtaggaaccaatatgggcatccaggttccgctattggttattgaccgagaatagttctaggtcatgtctacatagttctcgaacccgtagggtccgcacgcttaacgttatgatgacagttttattatgagtttataagttttgatgtatcgaaatTTGTTCAGAgtttcggatgtgatcacggacatgatgaggagtctcgaaatggtcgagacataaagattgatatattggacgactatattcggacaccggaagtgttccgggtgatttcggagaaaaccggagtgcccaGGGTTACTGGaaaccccccggagagttaatgggccacatgggccttggtgggaagagagaggggcggccaggaagggccgcgcgccccctctccctctggtccgaattggactaggaggggggggcgccccccctctttccttcccccctctcccccttcctttcccctcctagtaggagtaggaaaggaggagtcctactcctactaggaggaggactcctcctcctggcgctcccacaagggccggccggcctcccccctccctcctttatatacgggggcagaggggcaccccagagacacacaagttgatttacggatcgttccttagccgtgtgcggtgtccccctccaccatattccacctcggtcatatcgtcgcggagtttaggcgaagccctgcgccggtagaacatcatcatcgtcaccacgccgtcgtgctgatgaaactcatccccgaagctttgctggatcggagcccggggatcgtcatcgagctgaacgtgtgctgaactcggaggtgccgtacgttcggtgcttggatcggtcggatcgtgaagacgtacgactacatcaaccgcgttgtcataacgcttccgcttacggtctacgagggtacgtggacaatactcttcgctctcattgctatgccatcatcatgatcttgcgtgtgcgtaggaaaatcttgaaattactacgttccccaacacatacaaCACGGCGATTCAGGAAGTGACTCGGAGCGCTTTGTGCGGTCGGTGGCCGCACATGGCGACTAGACGCTAGTGCTCAAGCGGGCCAAGGCGTCACACGAGCTATACTTACGGCCGTAGCCAACTGAACCTTGGGAGGAAAAAGTCACATGCGCATGCTGAGGACGATTCGATATCTGATGTTGGTTCAACAAGCTGAACCTCTTCGAGCTCAAGTGTTGCTCGCCGGCGCAGCTCCTGCACCATGGGTGGCTTCATCGCATGTGTGGTGAAGCTTGGGTGCTTCCTCTGGTTGGAGATGAGGCGAGCCTTTACGCCAGGAGCCCGGGGTTCCAGGCGCGTGGCGGTGCGGTCCTGGACGTCGGTGCCTACTCCCATGTCGCGATCGGAGTGCCCGCGGGAAGTAGGCTCGTCTCAAGCCTCGATGGTCACCACAGTGGCGGACATGCGCTTGCGCTGGTCGCGGCGCCAACGACGTTGCGGTGGAGGTGTCGTGCATTTCACCTAGGGTTTTCACCTATGGGTGGTCCTCTCTTGGGCCCCTCTCAAAGCGCCGACAAAGACCAGTTGATGGACCGTGTTTCTGGGCCTTGGCCTACTAGTAGCCCGTCTTCATCGCCTGAGCCCCTTTCGAACACCAATTAGGTGGTGTCAGTCGCTCCTGCTACCTAGGTGCCTCTACCCAAAGCCATGGCCTATAAATATCTTTGGTTTTCCTAGGGGGCCGCAAATCCAGGGTAAAGGTTCCTGCCTCTCGATCTGAAATCAGGAGACTATGGTTTCCAGCGTGTTTGCTATTCCGTTTTCCCGAGCCTCTTCCTATATCCTGATCATTTGTCTAcctggaagaagaagacaccgtcATGGAGATCTCACATGAAAGGATCTACCTCGCAAGGGCCAGCTCAATGGGTACATGGTGAGAGATCCTCTGGCCAAGAAGTACACGAAAGCAACAACGTTATTGGTGGTGATGTCTTTGAAGACAAAGTCATCCTCCTCTAAGGGAATGATATCAGTGCCCATCCCAGTGGATGAACTGGGATGGAGGAGTGCTTGAAAAGTGGCAGATCTAGGCATTTCTAGTCACAACTCAGTTCTTGCCTTGTGTATTGTGCAAGCAGGAAGGTCACACATTTGCCAACTGCCATTCGATGTCAAGCCACTAGTGATGCACACGACGGGATCATGCGATTCCCGGCGAACATTTCTTTTTTCTATGGTATGAAGATGATGAAGGAGAGGACTTGGGGGGTCCATTCCAGTAATGCAACCATTATCTCTACCAACCCTGGTCTCCTCTCTGTCCGCATCTTGGAACACAAACTCTGGCACTTAGTCGGGTGACTGGGATTGGTTGGTCATCAATGATAGGACGGAACACTTTGTGGTGTTCCCTTCTTCGGAGACCCTGCATATGCAAACTCGCAGCAACAAGCTTCCCCTCTCACTGAATAATTTCATGGCCAAGATCCGGGAATCTTTCTTCGAACAATAGGAGGGCAAAGATATGCTAGAAGTCTAGGTGCGCCTTTCGAGcatccccaagaagcaacatcgtGATGATCGCCTCATATGATGGCGTCAACGTTGATCGGGCGTCCTATTGTGGTGGATGAGTTATCCCTTATATACTTGGCACCGCAAGGATGAAGTTTGCATGTCATGTACCGTCCAAGCTCAGGGGCATGATCTAGTTCTGGTTCAATAGTAAAGGTTACAACATTAAACTGGAACCTGAGACCAAGCCCAGACGTGTGGGCAGCAACGACCCTCTACCTCCCAAGCCTAATGATGATAAAGGCTCGAAGTATGATGACAAAGACCAGAGCGTAGACAATGACTCCATGGATATGGATTATGGAAGATTGGGATAAGTTGCGCGATAAAGGTTAGTCGGCCAAAACAGGGGCTTCCAATGTTGGTGAGGTGGTGGATTCGACTCAAATGAAAGAGTTGCCAGACAAGTAGGCAACCGAGGTGCCAGGGGGCTCCCCCTTTTGACCCCTTGGCAGATCTCGAGTATCACTGGCACATACGCTGGGCAATACATCATGCACGGTTTCatggacatcaagatgaaggagtggGTGGAATCTAATGACCTGCAACATCGTCAATTCGCCATAGTGCCCAGTTTGGTTATCTCCATTATTGGAGGCTCTAGCGACATCGGTTATGTTAGTATCATTGCATTGGTAGATATATTGTTCCCACCCTGGCGTCGAACATATAAAATATGACATCATGATATATATTGCTAATCATCCGGAATAATGTGTGACTCATGATATTTATCGCTAAACATCCATTTTTgttactacctccgtctaggtgaataagtcattcgcgtagttctaggtcatcaatttgaggatttaaatatgtgttatatgtcatgaaaattaTATCACTAGATTTATACATGGATGTAGTttctatatatatattttttgtcacatataatatatatttagatagttaaatcgtcaaCCTAGAACTACGCAAATGACTTATTCACCGAAACGGAGGAAGTATCATGCATTCTTTCGATAAAAGGGGCCACACAACCCTCATACATCATGGCATGATGTGTGGCATACTTGCATGGTGAGCAAACTAAAATTAATGAAACATGCATGATGACATTATGAGTCGGTAATTGCATATTAAGTGAATTGAGTTACTAGTAGGGATCAACTATTTATGTACTCAATTCATATGATCTGCAGCGTATCTTTCAAAGCTCTTAGAAAAAAGAAACCCACCGGACAGAGAGGGCTGACCGTCGGATTTCGATCCAACGGTCCCGACGGACCACAGAGAAAAGAAGCAGGGGGGACGAAACAGCCAAGCAGGCcgggaaaaaaaagaaaggaaagcaGAGCTAATGGCAGAGGGCTGGAGAACATAGCAAAACCCTAGTCGccacgccaccgcccgccgcccgaTTCCGATGGACTTCGcggagctggaggccgtggagggcctCCGCTGGCCGTGGCACTCGTGGCcgccgacgccctccgccgcggAGGCGCTCGTCGTCCCCACCGCGGTGCTCTGCACGCCGCTCCACCCGACGGCGCCCGACTTGCTCCCGATCCTCCCCTACCCGCCCCTCCGCTGCGCCTCCCCGTCCTGCGCCGCGGCCCTCAACCCCTTCTCCCGCGTCCACCACGCCTCCGCCCGCTGGTCCTGCTCCTTCTGCGGCTCCATGGCCAACCCCTACCCGCGCCACATCTCCCCCGATTCGATTCCGGCCGAGCTATTCCCCACCCACTCCAGCGTCGAGTACACGCTTCCCCCGGACCCTGCCGAGGTTGGGGGCGGCGCCCCGCCCGCAATCGTGTTCGTCGTCGATGCGGCCACCGCGGGGGACGAGCTCGGCGCGCTCAAGGCCGAGCTGCTCAGGGTCGTGCAGGGGCTGCCTGAGAGGGTGAGGGTGGCGCTCGTCACGTTCTCGGCGTCGGTGTGGGTGCACGATCTCGGCTTCGAGGGCTGCGCCAGGGTGGTCGTGTTCAATGGGGAGCGTGAGCTCGAGTCAGACAAGGTCGGTGAATTCTGAATTTGTGATTGATCCTATCATGGGGTGTTGCTTATAGTTAGATTATATGCTTATCATTGGTGAAACAGATCAGTGCACTGTGCAAGCTGTATAGTCAGTAGGAATCACATTTAGTCCACTGTTTTTGCCAGAATAAGTAATATAAACATGTTATATGGTGAAAAAAGAACAGTTTCTGATTCCAAGCATTGCACATATTGACTTAAACGTCCCACATCAATGGGGATCTTACCTTGGCTAAAAGACCTAGCTTCCCCGAATGTCCTGTTTCCGCTTATAAACAAGCTCAAGTGaacatattgaacaaaatcacaaGACAGACTAGAACAGTTCCTAGGTTCAAGCCAGGCTTATGGGGCACAAGCCCCTGCCCCCCGAACGGGCCGTAGCTTTGGTTTCTGAATTCCAAGTTGAATGAACATTGTACATTGTAAATTAAGGCTCTCAGTTTGCAGTTGCTGAACTTCTATATATAATCTGCTGTGAGTAATAGCCATGAAATCACAAAAAGTTGGTTAAACATAGGGTAATTGACAAAAGTGGAATCATCATAATCCACCGCAGTGCCAAACGCATCCTAAGTAGCTTGCTCCCTACATTCTCAGTGACCTTAAAGTTGTACTCTGCAGCCCTGTTATATACGACTGTAGTTTTTTTTGTCTTCTAAGATTGTTGTTGTCGGATGTTTGACTCAAAAGTTTCTGCATTTGGGCCTCTAGGTCACTAGgctagtaacatgcatatgctcATGTCCATTAAACTACGGTGAGTCTGGCCCCTTTTTGTACATGAGAATCGAAAATTTTAAACTTGAACAGCAAGATGGGACTTTCAGTATCTGATCAGTGATTTACTGGAAATTGTTTCCTGGATGGCGAATGATTGTTTGTTTCACATCTGTTATTCAATTGGGTCAGTCATAGGCTCACTGCTAACGTCATTCACTGATCTCTTACGATAACTGATTTACTCTGTATAATTCATCGCCGTTTCTGTGTATCTAAGAGGCTTTCTCGTATGTTTCAGATACAGCAACTTCTAGGTGTTCGACATTCACGATACAACAAGTTGGCTACACTGAAACCCATTGAAGCGCAGAGATATTTGCTGCCTGTTTCTGAATGTGAATTTAGCATTACATCTGCAATAGAGGACCTGAGTTCTATGTCTGCTTGCCCACGTGGGCATCGCCCATTAAGGGCTACTGGCGCTGCTATTTCCACAGCTGTTGCTCTTCTGGAAGGTTGCTGCTCACCTAACACTGGTGGCCGAATCATGGTTTTTACATCTGGTCCCACAACAGTGGGTCCAGGACTTGTGGTGGAAACCGATCTCGGGAAGGCAATTCGTTCGCATCGTGACATTTTCAATGGCAATGTGCCTCTTGTTGAAAAAGCCCAGGATTTCTATAAGAAAGTTGCCAAGAGATTGACAGACAGTGCATTAGTTCTTGATCTTGTGGCTTGCTCTCTTGATCAGATTGGAGCTGCAGAGCTTAGGTATCCAGTTGAAGTATCTGGGGGCTTAATGGTGCTTACAGAGTCATTTGAGTCTGAACAGTTCAAAAGCTGTTTAAGGCAAACCTTCAAGCGTGAGGGTACTGATTACCTTAACATGAACTTCAATGCAACGATTGAGGTAGTGACATCAAGGGAGGTCAAGATTTGTGGTGCCCTTGGTCCTTGCATCTCCCTTCACAGAAAAAACAGCTCCGTTAGTGATAAAGAAATTGGTGAGGGTGGGACAAATTATTGGAGAATGAGTACATTGAACAGCAAAACCTGTATTGCTTTCTTCTTCCGAGCTGATTGTAGCCGTGATACCGATCCCCCAACTGTCTTCTTTATTCAGTTCATGACAAGATACCGACATGGTGATGGTAGCAATCGCCTAAGGGTAACGACTGTTGCGAGAAGATGGGCTGGACCTCGATCTCCAGAAATTGCTGCAGGGTTTGATCAGGAAGCTGCTGCAGCAGTTGTGGCCAGGCTTGCTGTTCACAGAGCAGAGACATACCATGTTAGAGATGTAATACGATGGCTTGACAAGATGCTtattcgcttcactgctaagttCGGAAACTATGTCCCTGAAGATCCATCTACATTTCGCTTGTCCACTAATTTCTCCCTGTATCCGCAGTTCATGTACTACCTGCGAAGGTCACAGTTCATTGATGTTGGCAACAGCTCTCCTGATGAAACTGCTTTCTTCCGATTGATGTTGAATAGGGAGGGAGTTGTGGGATCCCTGATCATGATCCAGCCAACTTTATTCCAGTACTCATTTGATGGACCACCTATCCCTGTGCTGCTAGATGTCAGCTCCATCTCTCCTGATGTCATTTTGCTATTTGATTCGTACTTCTATATAGTGATTCATTATGGCTCGAAGATTGCTCAGTGGAGGAAACTTGGCTATCATAGAGACCCAAATCATGAAAACTTACGGAAGCTGCTTGAAGCACCAGAAGTTGATGCAGAGGCACTATTGGCAGACCGTTTTCCAGTGCCAAAACTCATAAAATGTGATCAGCATGGGAGCCAAGCCAGGTTTTTACTAGCCCGATTGAATCCATCTGTGACACAGAAATCACAGCTTTCTGAAGGATCTGAGGTCATATTCACCGACGATGTTTGTCTGCAAGTTTTTATTGAACACTTGCAGGAGTTGGCTGTTCAGGGTTAGCGACGCATGGACCTGCCCATGGTTCCGCTATCTCAGTTGGGCCCATCTCAGATCCTGAAGATACGGCTTTCTGATAGATGGAATGTCATATTCACGGGTGGTGTTTACTTGCAAGTTTTATTGAACACTTGCAGTAACTGGCTGTACAGGATGAAAGAGTCCATGTGGAATTAGTTACGTGTTATTTTTGGCCATATGTTATCTTGAAATATTGCCAGAGCTGCCTGGAGGAATGAGATCTCCTTGATTTGTACATTTGCTTCAGCTCCAGTTTGATGTAAGCCAGTTACCTTTTAATTTTTTGTATAGACTGATGTTATTAATCTTTACCCCCGACGAGCGTTGAGATGCCTGTGGTTACATTTGATATGCAGTAAATCACTCTACCATTCTTGTTTTAGTTATGCGGTAGGACAGTGACACTATTTTAAGGAGTTAATGTCGAGATGcaactccctccgatccaaaataagtgtcgcagttttgaactagggttagttcaaccttagttcaaaactgcgacatgtattatggattggagggagtatttTATAGGCATAATACATCCTTTAAGCAGTTCATTTCTATTACGCAAACAGTGACATGTAGATGCCTCTGATCGTCTTCACATAACATCTGCATATTCCTTTTGACGATGTGATTGCACAGCTGTGTGATTCCAATGGTGTGTGACATCTTGCAGACCAACCATGATACATGCATCCTATATAAACATTTCCCTGCCATAAATGCATGATGAATAGACTATGTTTGATTAGCTTATGCAATGTACTTAGCCTTGTTATCACCACAACCCTGGCAGAGCAAGGAAGCTTCTTGCTATGATCGTACCCATCATTCCTCAAGACCCAACCTTCTCAATAACTCAATGACAGATAGGCTAGGTTATAGTAATGGATTTCCCATCACCAAGCACATGGCCTGTTCCCTTCCACTTGACCACACACAGATTACAAAAATAGTGTGCTTATAATTAACAAACAGGTTAACTTACAAGATACCATAATAATAATAGTCTCATTGATGCCCTTTACTTAACAATCACACATACTTAATTGACAACAGTAGAATAAAATCACCAAGTAGATTCTGGGACACATGGTAGGGAACATCACATAACACCAATCCAGCTACACACAGATAGATTATTGCTTCTGGTCCACCAACAAATTAAACATGGCAACTCTCCCTTCTTTTAATCCAGCTAATAATTGAAAACATTATATATCTAAGAAACCATAGCACACTGCAAGAACACCATCCTTATGGCATCATAGTCTTCCTCTTACTGCCCCATGTTTAGCTCTTGTTCTTGTACTTGTCCTTGGCCCTTGGTGCTGAAACAAAAAAGTCCCATGGGGGTTAGAATTAAGATATAACTCTTGAATTGTAAGAGAATTTTAGCTGAAGATACTGACCAAGACCGATGGCTTCGGACCCCTTCATGATCCTCAAGCGTTTGCATGAAGCAACAAACATCCTGCAGGGTAATTGATCATCAGCCGACGAAAGAAACTGAACCGTGGACCTCGCTTAATTGCATTCTAAGCACGGGGTCGTAAATACGGGAGTAGATAAGGGGGCGCAGGAGTGAAGTAACATACTCCCATGGGACGTCTCCAACAAGCATCCAGTCTCCATCCTTGTCTTCGTAAGTAGTAACAACATCTGAACCGTTCACTGCCTCAACCATCTTCCCCTCATTCCCTGGGAAAAAAAAGTAGTTGATGATTTTAATTCAAACTAAGCTCCATCCATACCAGTCGAGGCAAAATCATTAACATGAGTTGATAATATGCTCTTGCAGGTTCTGATGCCGACGGTGACGGATCTTACCAGTTGCGGTGAAGGTGCTGAACATCTTCTGCAGAGCAATGGAGAGGTCCTTGTAGGTGTTGTACATCTTGAGATCCACCTTGCGCAGGTAGGGCGCGCCGTCCATGCTCACCTTGACAAAGTTGGAGCCGTTGGCGCCAGCAGCGGCGCCAGCAGCAGGCTGCTGCTTCTCGgtctcctcctccttcttgatcttgaCCGACTGGACGGTCATGGCGTTCCTGCGGTACGACCGGACTGGTGGCCAACCCACAGCCTGTGCCCTGGTCGACGCATGACATGCGAAATTAGCCACAAATTTACATTTACCACTTGCAAATCAGTTCGTTACATAATCTAGTTCCAAGTCCAACCCACTGGTGCTGTAAAAACAAATAAGATTCTCCATTGCAATTGTTGCTGGAGGTTCCATCCATCTCGATCACGCACGTTACTATATTCCTTCCGGCAGCCAGCTCCGTTTAACTAATCTATGTACGCCTGCGGCAAACTTTATGGTGGTAGCAGTACCACTATCATTATGGTGTATAATTGAAACGGCATCAGCTTTAGCCGAACGCCACATGAATCATGGCCAGCATGATTATCCACAGCCCCAATCATCTACTATCTTCTACAGACTAAACATTTTCTCCGTTTTCATCACAGAAAATGAAACGCTTTCCTTTTGCAGTGGAATCTGCCAAAAGATGGATGGAAAGTATAAACATCACCGGTTTTCCTCTCTGACATGTATGTACCGGCTGCCGCACAAAGCAGGCATCAAGTGCGCATATGTTTATGGTTTGGAAAGGCGTTAATAATTCGCGTCGGCGCTTTGGAGGCGACAAACAACACACAGCGGATGGTGTCGCCTTGCACGCTTTCTGCCATGGGATCTCCTTTGCGGATATTTTGCCCTACTTAAAGCGTTTGCCCATTTGCATGCCATGGTTTATTCAACGTCCTATAAATACATAACGAATCCAAACTCGAGAAAACCAGTTTATAACGGGAAAAAGGATTGAAGGCCTGCACATGCTGGAGCTCTACAT comes from Triticum aestivum cultivar Chinese Spring chromosome 5B, IWGSC CS RefSeq v2.1, whole genome shotgun sequence and encodes:
- the LOC123113271 gene encoding protein transport protein sec23-1, which translates into the protein MDFAELEAVEGLRWPWHSWPPTPSAAEALVVPTAVLCTPLHPTAPDLLPILPYPPLRCASPSCAAALNPFSRVHHASARWSCSFCGSMANPYPRHISPDSIPAELFPTHSSVEYTLPPDPAEVGGGAPPAIVFVVDAATAGDELGALKAELLRVVQGLPERVRVALVTFSASVWVHDLGFEGCARVVVFNGERELESDKIQQLLGVRHSRYNKLATLKPIEAQRYLLPVSECEFSITSAIEDLSSMSACPRGHRPLRATGAAISTAVALLEGCCSPNTGGRIMVFTSGPTTVGPGLVVETDLGKAIRSHRDIFNGNVPLVEKAQDFYKKVAKRLTDSALVLDLVACSLDQIGAAELRYPVEVSGGLMVLTESFESEQFKSCLRQTFKREGTDYLNMNFNATIEVVTSREVKICGALGPCISLHRKNSSVSDKEIGEGGTNYWRMSTLNSKTCIAFFFRADCSRDTDPPTVFFIQFMTRYRHGDGSNRLRVTTVARRWAGPRSPEIAAGFDQEAAAAVVARLAVHRAETYHVRDVIRWLDKMLIRFTAKFGNYVPEDPSTFRLSTNFSLYPQFMYYLRRSQFIDVGNSSPDETAFFRLMLNREGVVGSLIMIQPTLFQYSFDGPPIPVLLDVSSISPDVILLFDSYFYIVIHYGSKIAQWRKLGYHRDPNHENLRKLLEAPEVDAEALLADRFPVPKLIKCDQHGSQARFLLARLNPSVTQKSQLSEGSEVIFTDDVCLQVFIEHLQELAVQG
- the LOC123113272 gene encoding auxin-responsive protein IAA13; translation: MAGADVDVGTELRLGLPGGGAEAAKAGKRGYEDTIDLKLTLPTGGGMQEDSAGKPEPAADKAKRPAEAAAADPEKPPAPKAQAVGWPPVRSYRRNAMTVQSVKIKKEEETEKQQPAAGAAAGANGSNFVKVSMDGAPYLRKVDLKMYNTYKDLSIALQKMFSTFTATGNEGKMVEAVNGSDVVTTYEDKDGDWMLVGDVPWEMFVASCKRLRIMKGSEAIGLAPRAKDKYKNKS